The following proteins come from a genomic window of Streptomyces sp. NBC_01716:
- a CDS encoding WhiB family transcriptional regulator, with translation MLSMPHQPLQVAAVPPQRSPAREDQAGPWHTEAVCRRDEAGLFFAPSKEPTAARLAREEAAKRVCARCPVMVDCREHALLQPEPYGVWGGLTAAERRVVLARRRRREVELRNAAAATGRIAAAG, from the coding sequence GTGCTGTCAATGCCGCATCAGCCCCTGCAGGTCGCCGCCGTACCCCCTCAGCGGAGTCCCGCTCGGGAGGATCAGGCCGGACCCTGGCACACAGAGGCGGTGTGCCGCCGGGACGAAGCCGGGTTGTTCTTCGCCCCCTCCAAGGAGCCGACGGCCGCCAGGCTGGCGCGTGAGGAGGCCGCGAAGCGGGTCTGCGCCCGCTGCCCGGTGATGGTCGACTGCCGGGAGCACGCACTGCTCCAGCCCGAGCCGTACGGGGTGTGGGGCGGCCTGACGGCCGCCGAGCGCCGGGTGGTCCTGGCGCGCCGCCGGCGCCGTGAGGTGGAGCTGCGGAACGCGGCGGCGGCCACGGGCCGGATCGCCGCGGCGGGCTGA
- a CDS encoding malonic semialdehyde reductase, with protein MSLVLDPATQDLLFREARTANTFTDEPVTEEQIQAIYDLVKFGPTAFNQTPLRVVLVRSPEARERLVQHMGDGNKAKTSTAPLVAIFAADNEFHEELPELFPAFPAAKDAFFSERLVREQNAGMNAALQAAYFIVGIRAAGLAAGPMTGFDHAGVQKEFLDGDHTPLMIVNIGKPGDDAWFARSPRLSYDEVVTTV; from the coding sequence ATGTCCCTCGTTCTCGACCCCGCCACCCAGGACCTCCTCTTCCGCGAGGCCCGTACGGCCAACACTTTCACCGACGAGCCGGTGACCGAAGAGCAGATCCAGGCGATCTACGACCTCGTGAAGTTCGGCCCCACCGCCTTCAACCAGACGCCGCTGCGCGTCGTCCTGGTCCGCTCCCCGGAGGCCCGCGAGCGCCTCGTCCAGCACATGGGCGACGGCAACAAGGCCAAGACGTCCACCGCGCCGCTGGTCGCGATCTTCGCCGCCGACAACGAGTTCCACGAGGAGCTTCCCGAGCTCTTCCCGGCCTTCCCCGCGGCCAAGGACGCTTTCTTCTCCGAGCGTCTGGTGCGCGAGCAGAACGCCGGCATGAACGCGGCTCTCCAGGCCGCCTACTTCATCGTCGGCATCCGCGCCGCCGGTCTGGCCGCCGGCCCGATGACGGGCTTCGACCACGCCGGCGTCCAGAAGGAGTTCCTGGACGGCGACCACACGCCGCTGATGATCGTGAACATCGGCAAGCCCGGCGACGACGCCTGGTTCGCGCGTTCCCCGCGCCTGTCCTACGACGAGGTCGTCACGACCGTCTGA
- a CDS encoding DUF4245 domain-containing protein yields the protein MRVKQSVRDMFLSMGVIVAVAGVIYLANPHDEDADPLKAVDYRVELTTAQRAAPYPVLAPEGLPTTWKPTSVSYARQEGNSWHLGFQDPDREYVAVEQSTDPAGTYIAEVTHDAEDTGKTARVAGETWQRWEGPKYDALVRTGDGATTVVTGTAPYERLVEMAEALEPGGESAGAAGSGEA from the coding sequence ATGCGAGTCAAACAGTCGGTACGGGACATGTTCCTGTCGATGGGCGTCATCGTCGCCGTCGCCGGGGTGATTTACCTCGCCAACCCGCACGACGAGGACGCGGATCCCCTCAAGGCGGTCGACTACCGGGTCGAGTTGACGACGGCGCAGCGCGCGGCACCCTATCCGGTGCTGGCCCCCGAGGGTCTTCCCACGACATGGAAGCCGACGTCCGTGTCGTACGCGCGACAGGAAGGCAACTCCTGGCACCTCGGTTTCCAGGATCCCGACCGTGAGTACGTGGCTGTGGAGCAGTCGACGGATCCGGCGGGCACGTACATCGCCGAGGTCACGCACGACGCCGAGGACACCGGGAAGACCGCGCGGGTGGCCGGCGAGACGTGGCAGCGGTGGGAAGGCCCCAAGTACGACGCCCTGGTGCGCACCGGGGACGGGGCGACGACGGTGGTGACGGGCACGGCGCCGTACGAGCGGCTGGTCGAGATGGCGGAGGCGCTGGAGCCGGGCGGCGAGTCCGCGGGGGCTGCCGGCTCCGGCGAGGCCTGA
- the glpX gene encoding class II fructose-bisphosphatase — MTEHQLPPPLEVSPEAPDRNLALELVRVTEAAAMAAGRWVGRGDKIGADGAAVNAMRTLVSTVSMNGVVVIGEGEKDEAPMLFNGERVGDGTGAEVDIAVDPIDGTTLNAKGMNNAIAVLAAADRGTMFDPSAVFYMDKLVTGPEAADFVDITAPVSVNIRRVAKAKNSSPEDVTVVILDRPRHDGIVKEIRETGARIKFISDGDVAGSIMAVRDGTGVDLLMGIGGTPEGIISACAIKCLGGTIQGKLWPKDAAERQRALDAGHDLDRVLSTNDLVSGDNVFFVATGITDGELLRGVRYRSETATTQSMVTRSKSGTIRQIDSTHRLSKLRAYSTIDFDRAK; from the coding sequence ATGACCGAGCATCAACTCCCGCCTCCGCTGGAGGTCTCTCCGGAGGCCCCCGACCGCAACCTCGCCCTCGAACTCGTCCGGGTCACCGAGGCCGCCGCCATGGCGGCCGGCCGCTGGGTGGGCCGAGGCGACAAGATCGGCGCGGACGGTGCGGCCGTGAACGCCATGCGCACCCTCGTCTCGACCGTCTCGATGAACGGCGTCGTCGTCATCGGCGAGGGCGAGAAGGACGAAGCCCCGATGCTGTTCAACGGCGAGCGGGTCGGCGACGGCACCGGTGCCGAGGTCGACATCGCCGTGGACCCGATCGACGGCACCACGCTCAACGCCAAGGGCATGAACAACGCCATCGCCGTCCTCGCGGCGGCCGACCGGGGCACGATGTTCGACCCGTCGGCCGTCTTCTACATGGACAAGCTGGTGACGGGACCCGAAGCCGCCGACTTCGTGGACATCACGGCGCCCGTCTCGGTCAACATCCGCCGCGTCGCCAAGGCCAAGAACTCGTCTCCCGAGGACGTCACGGTGGTCATCCTCGACCGCCCCCGCCACGACGGGATCGTCAAGGAGATCCGCGAGACGGGAGCGCGGATCAAGTTCATCTCGGACGGCGACGTGGCCGGCTCGATCATGGCCGTACGCGACGGCACGGGCGTCGACCTGCTGATGGGCATCGGCGGCACCCCCGAGGGCATCATCTCGGCGTGCGCGATCAAGTGCCTGGGCGGCACGATCCAGGGCAAGCTCTGGCCGAAGGACGCCGCCGAACGGCAGCGGGCGCTGGACGCCGGGCACGACCTGGACCGGGTGCTGTCGACCAACGACCTGGTCAGCGGCGACAACGTGTTCTTCGTCGCGACGGGCATCACGGACGGCGAGCTGCTGCGCGGGGTGCGGTACCGCTCGGAGACCGCGACCACGCAGTCCATGGTCACGCGCTCCAAGTCCGGCACGATCCGGCAGATCGACTCGACGCACCGGCTGTCGAAGCTGCGCGCCTACAGCACGATCGACTTCGACCGCGCGAAGTAG
- a CDS encoding DUF1707 SHOCT-like domain-containing protein, which translates to MDLEKHSQKPVAPAEPDSAIRASDADRDRIADILREALALGRLDAEEHSERIDAVYRAKTMGELEPLVRDLPATSTTAGPAASPHTYGPDDETEPADNMVAVFSSSTRKGRWRVGRRTNAFALFGNIEIDLTEAIFGQRTTVINATAIFGSIEVRVPENISLRGGGTGVFGNFEVRTLEGTQPDAPVVVVNGYSVFGSIEARPKRGKFIADLNRRLRKHLGH; encoded by the coding sequence GTGGACCTCGAAAAGCACTCCCAGAAGCCGGTCGCACCGGCGGAGCCCGACTCCGCGATCCGGGCCTCCGACGCCGACCGAGACCGGATCGCCGACATCCTCAGGGAAGCCCTCGCGCTCGGTCGCCTGGATGCCGAGGAGCACTCCGAGCGGATCGACGCCGTCTACCGCGCCAAGACCATGGGCGAACTGGAGCCGCTGGTCAGGGACTTGCCGGCGACCTCCACCACCGCGGGGCCGGCCGCGTCACCCCACACGTACGGCCCCGACGACGAGACCGAGCCCGCCGACAACATGGTCGCGGTCTTCAGCAGCTCGACCCGCAAGGGACGTTGGCGGGTGGGCCGTCGTACGAACGCCTTCGCCCTCTTCGGCAACATCGAGATCGATCTGACCGAGGCGATCTTCGGCCAGCGCACGACCGTGATCAACGCGACCGCCATCTTCGGCTCCATCGAGGTGCGGGTCCCGGAGAACATCTCCCTGCGCGGTGGTGGCACCGGCGTCTTCGGCAACTTCGAGGTCCGCACGCTGGAGGGCACCCAGCCGGACGCCCCGGTCGTGGTCGTCAACGGCTACTCGGTCTTCGGCAGCATCGAAGCCAGGCCGAAGCGCGGGAAGTTCATCGCGGACCTCAACAGGCGGCTGCGCAAGCACCTGGGCCACTGA